The window AACTTTTTAAGAATGAATTAAAGTGTGAAATGAAGGAATTTAATTAAAAATAGTTCAAAAAAAGATTATTCCCATTCATAAATTGAAAAAGAAAACTCTTCTTTAGCATCTTTTGCGACAATGCTTTTTTCCGAGATAATCCTATGAATCAAATTTGTATTAGTTATAATTCCTAATCCCTTTAGAGCATCTTTTTTAGAAGACATTTCTTCTCCAAGTATTTTGATTAAAGCGTCTGAAAGCCCATCTAAATCTTTTTTTGAATGTGTAGTCTTGTGTAAAGAAAAAGCAATGTTGACAGATAATGGCTTATCTGCACATCTTTTCTTTACATTATCTAAGTTCTTACCTAATTTGGTTAAAATGGCTTCACGAATAGTAAGTTTAGCATCTTTTGCTTTTTTTCCTGATGATACGGGAATAATTCCTATGACTTTGATGTTTTGTAGTAAAACGTCTCCTTTCATAGTATTATTAAAAATTAGATGAATTTAATCCGACATCATAATAAAATGTGAGTGAAAAGTTTACTTTTTGAATAATAAGTTAAAATATGTTATAAAAACAAAAAATGACACGTATTTTTAAAACCCACACCATGAATTCCTAGTATAGACTAAAGAGGAGTCACTTAGATTGTTTTTCAATACTATCCCGCAGTGTGATAATTGAACGCAGAATTAAACCAGACATACCAAGATTGGATATGAGAAATTGTACTGTACGATTAAGAGAGTCATCTCCACGAAAGCCCTCATCATAAATCATTTCAACTGAGCCTTGGTCTGTATCTACAAATGAGGTAATTAATGAATAAGGACCTAAAGTTGCATCATTTTTTTCTAAATATAGCCTGA is drawn from Candidatus Nitrosarchaeum limnium SFB1 and contains these coding sequences:
- a CDS encoding hypothetical protein (hypothetical protein Nmar_0927), translating into MNIVDLHDPKRVNRPPDQSQVLFSSGNFLEQGFLINKVELRLYLEKNDATLGPYSLITSFVDTDQGSVEMIYDEGFRGDDSLNRTVQFLISNLGMSGLILRSIITLRDSIEKQSK